A genomic region of Clavibacter michiganensis subsp. insidiosus contains the following coding sequences:
- a CDS encoding pyridoxamine 5'-phosphate oxidase family protein — protein sequence MTREGFTEYLTPEQCLALLRQRSVGRMAFVADGRIELFPVDYAIVDGAIRIRNSGGTKQAAFDRGQDVVFEVDEPGPIETWSVVVRGVARLVPDGAPAAPRIAPASTDLGRSHRVEISPVVMTGRMFGAPLHPVA from the coding sequence ATGACGCGCGAGGGCTTCACCGAGTACCTCACCCCGGAGCAGTGCCTGGCGCTCCTCCGGCAGCGGTCCGTGGGGCGCATGGCGTTCGTCGCCGACGGCCGCATCGAGCTGTTCCCGGTGGACTACGCGATCGTCGACGGCGCCATCCGGATCCGCAACTCGGGCGGCACCAAGCAGGCCGCCTTCGACCGCGGCCAGGACGTCGTGTTCGAGGTCGACGAGCCCGGTCCGATCGAGACGTGGAGCGTCGTCGTGCGCGGCGTCGCGCGGCTCGTGCCGGACGGGGCGCCCGCGGCCCCGCGCATCGCCCCCGCGTCGACCGACCTCGGCCGCTCGCACCGGGTGGAGATCTCGCCGGTGGTGATGACGGGGCGCATGTTCGGCGCGCCCCTGCATCCCGTGGCGTGA
- a CDS encoding universal stress protein, with the protein MTRMAIVGWDGSRASEAALAWAVAREQEDGGATGEIVVVTAVERTRADVRHPGAAPGVQAARTAVEERVSREARAHPELRIRGEALTGSPEDVLSRWSSPDTLVVVGGASVSRSRLRRRMPIGERLATRSCRAVAVIPADWDPAEGVGGGIVVGVDGTRSSHAALRFGEHEAERDRVGVAAVHVWTEPYVWDQIYVPADELREIVRTQHRDLLEDAVVEASDETPDVPVERRAVAGHPYFALVRESAGARMLVVGSHSHGSLVRRLLGSVSATLVAMAPLPVVVVHPTAPVSAVLS; encoded by the coding sequence ATGACGCGCATGGCGATCGTGGGCTGGGACGGCAGCCGGGCATCGGAGGCGGCCCTCGCGTGGGCCGTCGCCCGGGAGCAGGAGGACGGCGGCGCGACCGGCGAGATCGTCGTCGTGACGGCCGTCGAGCGCACGCGCGCCGACGTCCGGCATCCCGGCGCGGCACCCGGCGTGCAGGCCGCCCGCACGGCCGTCGAGGAGCGGGTCAGTCGGGAGGCGCGGGCGCACCCCGAGCTCCGGATCCGCGGGGAGGCCCTCACGGGATCCCCCGAGGACGTGCTCTCCCGCTGGTCGTCGCCCGACACGCTCGTCGTGGTCGGCGGGGCGAGCGTCAGCCGCTCGCGCCTGCGCCGCCGCATGCCCATCGGGGAGCGCCTGGCCACCCGGTCGTGCCGCGCGGTCGCGGTGATCCCCGCGGACTGGGATCCGGCCGAGGGCGTCGGGGGCGGCATCGTCGTCGGCGTCGACGGCACCCGCTCCTCCCACGCCGCCCTCCGCTTCGGCGAGCACGAGGCCGAGCGCGATCGTGTCGGCGTCGCCGCCGTCCACGTCTGGACCGAGCCGTACGTGTGGGACCAGATCTACGTGCCCGCCGACGAGCTGCGCGAGATCGTCCGCACCCAGCACCGCGACCTCCTCGAGGACGCGGTCGTCGAGGCGTCCGACGAGACGCCCGACGTGCCCGTGGAGCGCCGCGCGGTCGCCGGTCACCCGTACTTCGCCCTCGTCCGCGAGAGCGCCGGCGCCCGCATGCTCGTCGTCGGCAGCCACAGCCACGGATCGCTGGTCCGGCGGCTCCTCGGGTCGGTGAGCGCGACGCTCGTCGCGATGGCGCCGCTGCCGGTGGTCGTCGTCCACCCGACCGCACCCGTCTCGGCGGTGCTCTCATGA
- a CDS encoding universal stress protein yields MTSPMESPAPRADARPLLVGVDGSPASLVALDRAIVMARALDAPLRLVAAWQMPVQYSGSGIVDWSPEEFARTIVDDAVRARFGADVPAWLTTELHQGGAASVLIRLSREAQMLVVGSRGHGGFIGLLLGSVSSACAEHARCPVLVMHDEPAAAPTPAPPRVRTAVA; encoded by the coding sequence ATGACCTCCCCCATGGAATCCCCCGCACCGCGCGCCGACGCGCGGCCCCTCCTCGTCGGCGTCGACGGATCCCCCGCCTCGCTCGTCGCGCTCGACCGCGCGATCGTGATGGCCCGGGCCCTCGACGCCCCGCTGCGGCTCGTCGCCGCGTGGCAGATGCCCGTGCAGTACAGCGGCTCCGGCATCGTCGACTGGTCGCCGGAGGAGTTCGCGCGCACGATCGTGGACGACGCCGTCCGCGCCCGGTTCGGCGCCGACGTGCCCGCGTGGCTCACGACCGAGCTGCACCAGGGCGGTGCGGCGAGCGTGCTGATCCGCCTCAGCCGCGAGGCGCAGATGCTCGTCGTGGGCAGCCGCGGGCACGGCGGCTTCATCGGCCTGCTGCTCGGATCCGTCAGCTCGGCCTGCGCGGAGCACGCGAGGTGCCCGGTGCTGGTGATGCACGACGAGCCGGCGGCCGCCCCGACCCCGGCACCGCCCCGCGTCCGGACGGCCGTCGCGTGA
- a CDS encoding BON domain-containing protein, whose product MTTIENRSTDQVTRRSVEDELAWTPEVDAPGIGVAVVDGVVTLSGEVDDLGRQHAAVRAAFRTTGVTTVVDDLVIHPGSYTWTSTETDLAKKVQQALAWSSQVPPEVHATVSGHEVTLGGTVEWQYERAAAARVVRGIRGVSSVVDGIALSPRAAAGDTERRIRDALIRSATVDAERVRVAAEGTTVTLSGRVGSDDERQQAVAAAWASPHVEHVVDAIRVDR is encoded by the coding sequence GTGACCACGATCGAGAACCGCAGCACCGACCAGGTCACGCGCCGATCGGTCGAGGACGAGCTGGCCTGGACGCCCGAGGTCGACGCGCCGGGCATCGGCGTCGCGGTCGTCGACGGCGTGGTCACGCTCTCCGGCGAGGTCGACGACCTCGGCCGCCAGCACGCCGCCGTGCGCGCCGCGTTCCGCACGACGGGCGTCACGACGGTGGTCGACGACCTCGTGATCCACCCCGGCTCGTACACCTGGACCAGCACCGAGACCGACCTCGCGAAGAAGGTCCAGCAGGCCCTCGCCTGGAGCTCGCAGGTGCCGCCCGAGGTGCACGCGACGGTGTCCGGCCACGAGGTGACGCTCGGCGGCACGGTCGAGTGGCAGTACGAGCGGGCGGCGGCGGCGCGGGTCGTGCGCGGGATCCGCGGCGTCTCGTCGGTCGTGGACGGCATCGCGCTCAGCCCGCGCGCGGCCGCGGGCGACACCGAGCGGCGGATCCGCGACGCCCTCATCCGCAGCGCCACCGTGGACGCCGAGCGCGTGCGCGTCGCGGCCGAGGGCACCACCGTGACCCTCAGCGGCCGCGTGGGATCCGACGACGAACGGCAGCAGGCGGTCGCCGCGGCGTGGGCGTCCCCGCACGTGGAGCACGTGGTGGACGCCATCCGCGTCGACCGCTGA
- a CDS encoding universal stress protein, protein MSVHLPSAARLLVPASAAAARGRVAVDREREAVVVDATATLERRFPPASHEHVRELAGDAYASIVGPGVPIRGYLRNLVVHRAGGRLVSERNRASAGEVSPSAVPSAAVPSAAVGVVPSATRPAAGWDSRPIAVGFDGSAASESAVDRALLIAGSLGVPVRLVAAWQYPMAFARFPLAEWTPAAHAQGRMDASVAARFGGAPPTWLTTATVEGPAAPVLLAASRDAQMLVVGSRGHGGFAGLLLGSVSSACAEHAECPVLVMHAPRVEHEDPVSAGAEALGDGSRASDAPAWAGA, encoded by the coding sequence ATGTCCGTCCACCTCCCGTCCGCCGCCCGCCTGCTCGTGCCGGCATCCGCCGCCGCCGCGCGAGGGCGGGTGGCCGTGGACCGCGAGCGCGAGGCGGTCGTGGTGGATGCCACCGCCACCCTCGAGCGGCGCTTCCCGCCGGCCTCGCACGAGCACGTGAGGGAGCTCGCGGGCGACGCGTACGCCTCGATCGTCGGTCCCGGCGTCCCCATCCGCGGCTATCTGCGGAACCTCGTCGTGCACCGCGCGGGGGGTCGGCTCGTGAGCGAGCGGAATCGGGCTTCCGCGGGGGAGGTCTCGCCGTCCGCCGTCCCGTCCGCCGCCGTCCCGTCCGCCGCCGTCGGCGTCGTGCCGTCCGCCACCCGGCCCGCGGCCGGCTGGGACAGCCGGCCGATCGCGGTCGGCTTCGACGGATCCGCCGCGTCCGAGTCGGCGGTCGACCGGGCCCTGCTGATCGCGGGATCGCTCGGGGTGCCCGTGCGGCTCGTCGCGGCGTGGCAGTACCCGATGGCCTTCGCCCGCTTCCCGCTCGCGGAGTGGACGCCCGCCGCCCACGCCCAGGGCCGCATGGACGCGTCCGTGGCCGCCCGCTTCGGGGGTGCGCCGCCCACCTGGCTCACGACGGCGACCGTCGAGGGCCCCGCGGCGCCCGTCCTCCTCGCCGCGAGCCGCGACGCGCAGATGCTCGTCGTCGGCAGCCGCGGGCACGGCGGGTTCGCGGGGCTGCTGCTCGGGTCCGTCAGCTCCGCCTGCGCCGAGCACGCCGAGTGCCCCGTGCTCGTGATGCACGCGCCGCGCGTCGAGCACGAGGATCCCGTGAGCGCCGGAGCCGAGGCCCTCGGCGACGGGAGCCGGGCGTCGGACGCACCCGCGTGGGCCGGCGCCTGA
- a CDS encoding universal stress protein: protein MTSRSTPLADAPRPGTRAGRAADAPAADPDRAAQPAIPAGSIVVGHDGSAEAQAALDQALELAAALGAPVAVVRTWSIDTAPSGAVFHDGYAASFAEIGEMVEERLRAETASRIRRHPELDVHLRSVLSQPAETLIALSHDARMLVVGSRGLGGVAGMVLGSVSERCVRHARCPILVVPRTRDPRA, encoded by the coding sequence ATGACATCGCGCAGCACGCCCCTCGCCGACGCACCTCGCCCCGGAACCCGAGCGGGGCGTGCGGCCGACGCTCCCGCGGCGGATCCCGACCGCGCGGCGCAGCCGGCGATCCCCGCGGGGAGCATCGTCGTCGGCCACGACGGATCCGCCGAGGCGCAGGCCGCGCTCGACCAGGCGCTCGAGCTGGCCGCCGCGCTCGGCGCCCCGGTGGCCGTCGTGCGGACGTGGTCCATCGACACGGCGCCGTCCGGGGCCGTGTTCCACGACGGCTACGCGGCGTCGTTCGCGGAGATCGGCGAGATGGTCGAGGAGCGGTTGCGGGCGGAGACGGCGTCGCGGATCCGCCGCCACCCCGAGCTCGACGTGCACCTGCGGAGCGTGCTCAGCCAGCCCGCCGAGACCCTCATCGCCCTGTCGCACGACGCGCGGATGCTCGTGGTCGGCTCACGCGGCCTCGGCGGCGTCGCCGGGATGGTGCTCGGGTCGGTGAGCGAGCGCTGCGTGCGCCACGCCCGCTGCCCGATCCTCGTCGTGCCCCGCACCCGGGATCCGCGCGCGTGA
- a CDS encoding L-lactate permease → MWIQDPDPLGVPWLSALVAAIPILLFLVCLVVLKLTGLQAAGVALVAEVAVALGMFGMPIPALAGAGLLGVLSAIWPIAYIILMAVWLYRLAVASGKFDVIRASIAAISPDQRIQVLLIAFCFGAFLEGVAGFGVPIAICAAMLVTLGFRPVRAAMISLVANFAAGAYGAVGIPVIVGAQVGGIDVMDLSRDLALILQPVTLLIPFLLVVILDGFRGLRETWPATLVVTLVFSGTQAAVLLFLGPELAAILPGLLGMVALAALRLVWTPRHVFVEGEARAVSGRPARGGAVRDAGRSGGSAATATLTAPVAVAPPAVPAPARHTAREVLAAWSPFYVLTVLVFVWSTPAFKALSAPGGPLAWAVVTVPMPGVTGRITTAGGAVVANAWSWTPIGATGTAILLAVVITALTSRALTRAVVLEQLRGTGRDLGKALVLIAAILVLAQIANLSGGSAGIGGALAGAGSWFPLLAPVIGWVGVFLTGSVVNANTLFAQLQATTAGRIGVDATLLVAASTAGGAAGKVISPQSIAIAAGAVGLTGRESEILRASIGYSLGILVVLSLWTFGLSQLLPG, encoded by the coding sequence ATGTGGATCCAGGATCCCGACCCGCTCGGCGTCCCGTGGCTCTCGGCGCTCGTCGCCGCGATCCCGATCCTCCTGTTCCTCGTCTGCCTGGTGGTGCTCAAGCTCACCGGGCTGCAGGCCGCGGGCGTGGCGCTCGTGGCCGAGGTCGCGGTGGCGCTCGGGATGTTCGGCATGCCCATCCCGGCGCTCGCGGGCGCGGGCCTCCTCGGGGTGCTCAGCGCGATCTGGCCGATCGCGTACATCATCCTCATGGCCGTCTGGCTCTACCGGCTGGCGGTCGCGAGCGGGAAGTTCGACGTGATCCGCGCGTCCATCGCCGCGATCTCGCCCGACCAGCGGATCCAGGTGCTCCTCATCGCCTTCTGCTTCGGCGCGTTCCTCGAGGGCGTCGCCGGGTTCGGCGTGCCCATCGCGATCTGCGCGGCCATGCTCGTGACCCTCGGCTTCCGGCCGGTGCGCGCGGCCATGATCAGCCTGGTCGCCAACTTCGCGGCCGGCGCGTACGGCGCCGTCGGCATCCCCGTGATCGTGGGCGCGCAGGTCGGCGGGATCGACGTGATGGACCTCTCGCGCGACCTCGCGCTCATCCTCCAGCCCGTCACGCTCCTCATCCCGTTCCTGCTCGTCGTGATCCTCGACGGGTTCCGCGGCCTCCGCGAGACCTGGCCGGCGACGCTCGTCGTGACGCTCGTGTTCAGCGGCACGCAGGCGGCCGTGCTGCTGTTCCTCGGGCCCGAGCTCGCGGCGATCCTGCCGGGGCTGCTCGGGATGGTGGCGCTCGCCGCGCTGCGCCTCGTGTGGACGCCGCGGCACGTGTTCGTCGAGGGCGAGGCGCGCGCGGTCTCGGGCCGTCCCGCCCGCGGGGGCGCCGTCCGCGACGCCGGCCGCTCCGGGGGATCCGCCGCGACCGCGACGCTCACCGCGCCGGTCGCCGTCGCGCCGCCCGCCGTTCCCGCGCCCGCCCGCCACACGGCCCGCGAGGTCCTCGCCGCGTGGAGCCCGTTCTACGTGCTCACCGTGCTCGTCTTCGTCTGGAGCACGCCCGCGTTCAAGGCGCTCTCCGCACCCGGCGGCCCGCTCGCCTGGGCGGTCGTCACGGTGCCGATGCCCGGCGTGACGGGGCGGATCACGACCGCGGGCGGCGCCGTCGTCGCGAACGCGTGGAGCTGGACGCCGATCGGCGCGACCGGCACCGCGATCCTCCTGGCCGTCGTGATCACCGCCCTCACCTCCCGCGCGCTCACCCGGGCGGTGGTGCTCGAGCAGCTCCGCGGCACCGGGCGCGACCTGGGGAAGGCGCTCGTGCTCATCGCCGCGATCCTCGTGCTCGCCCAGATCGCGAACCTCTCCGGCGGATCCGCGGGCATCGGCGGCGCGCTCGCGGGCGCCGGATCCTGGTTCCCGCTGCTCGCGCCCGTGATCGGCTGGGTCGGCGTCTTCCTGACCGGCTCGGTCGTGAACGCGAACACCCTGTTCGCGCAGCTGCAGGCCACGACGGCCGGGCGGATCGGCGTGGACGCGACGCTGCTCGTGGCCGCGAGCACCGCGGGCGGCGCGGCGGGGAAGGTCATATCGCCGCAGTCGATCGCCATCGCGGCCGGCGCCGTGGGCCTCACGGGACGAGAGAGCGAGATCCTGCGGGCGTCCATCGGCTACAGCCTCGGGATCCTCGTGGTGCTCAGCCTCTGGACCTTCGGGCTCTCGCAGCTGCTGCCGGGGTGA
- a CDS encoding L-lactate dehydrogenase, translating to MSTRENSKLTVVGAGSVGASVAYAALIRGSARHVALYDIAAERVEAEVLDLAHGTQLTGASEINGGSDLRVAEGSHVVVITAGAKQRPGQSRTDLAGVNAGIIEGMMPGLLEVAPDAVYLLVTNPCDVMTVIASRVSGLPRSRVFSSGTVLDTSRLRWELARRAGVSTSSVHAHIVGEHGDTEFALWDEAMIGTVPILEWETEGHPRMTVEELELIAVDVRDAAYRVIRGKGATNHAIGLSSARIAEAILQDQRVVLPVSTVLDGFHGIDGIALSVPSIVGAHGATPIRSTPFSASELAKLAVSAEALTAVLATVGA from the coding sequence ATGAGCACGAGAGAGAACAGCAAGCTCACCGTCGTGGGCGCCGGGAGCGTCGGCGCGAGCGTCGCGTACGCGGCCCTCATCCGCGGATCCGCCCGGCACGTCGCGCTCTACGACATCGCCGCCGAGCGCGTCGAGGCCGAGGTGCTCGACCTCGCGCACGGCACGCAGCTCACGGGCGCGAGCGAGATCAACGGCGGATCCGACCTGCGGGTCGCCGAGGGATCCCACGTGGTCGTCATCACGGCCGGCGCCAAGCAGCGACCGGGCCAGTCCCGCACCGACCTCGCGGGCGTGAACGCGGGGATCATCGAGGGCATGATGCCCGGCCTCCTCGAGGTCGCGCCCGACGCCGTCTACCTCCTCGTCACGAACCCCTGCGACGTGATGACCGTGATCGCCTCCCGCGTCTCCGGCCTGCCGCGCTCGCGCGTCTTCTCCTCCGGCACCGTGCTCGACACCTCGCGGCTGCGCTGGGAGCTCGCGCGCCGCGCCGGCGTCTCCACGAGCAGCGTGCACGCGCACATCGTCGGCGAGCACGGCGACACCGAGTTCGCGCTCTGGGACGAGGCCATGATCGGCACGGTCCCGATCCTCGAGTGGGAGACCGAGGGGCACCCGCGCATGACGGTCGAGGAGCTCGAGCTCATCGCCGTCGACGTGCGCGACGCCGCCTATCGCGTCATCCGCGGCAAGGGCGCGACGAACCACGCCATCGGCCTGTCGAGCGCGCGCATCGCGGAGGCGATCCTGCAGGACCAGCGCGTCGTGCTGCCCGTGAGCACCGTGCTCGATGGCTTCCACGGGATCGACGGCATCGCGCTGTCCGTGCCGTCGATCGTCGGCGCGCACGGGGCGACCCCCATCCGGAGCACGCCGTTCTCCGCCTCGGAGCTCGCGAAGCTGGCCGTCTCGGCCGAGGCGCTCACCGCCGTGCTCGCGACCGTGGGGGCCTGA